ACTCGACCTCGGTCTAAGCATAGACAGCGTTCACAAGAAGCCTCATTGCGTCTTTGCCCTTGAACGTGAGGGTAAAATTTGCTGCTACGTGTCAAATGCAGAATGTCCGGTATGCAGCTGGAGGTAGCCAGCCCCCGTCGGGAGCCTCAAGCGCGACCTTGATGCCGTTATGCCTGTCAGAAATAACAAGCAGACCCGGCTGTGGTGTCACGTGCTGACGGAGGTGGGAGAGAAAGAATGACCACGACTCAGCATTCTCACCCTCGACTAGTGCGAATGCAACAGGGAGTATGTTGGAGTTCCCGTCCTGTGCAATCGCTACAAGCAACGTACCCCCATACTTTCCATATAGGTGGGTGCCGTCAATACTCACCAATGGCTTGCAATGACGAAATGCCTCGATACACGGTGGAAAAGTCCAGAATAGTCTGTGAAAATAAGCCTGAGACTCGTCTAGCTGTCCCCCAACTCGAACAGGGCTAGTCCTAAGCACTGCAACAGAACCAGGCATGGTCACCTGCACTCCTAACACCCACATTGGGAGCTCATTGTACGACTCTTCCAGTCACCATAAATGACGGCAACAGCCTTCTGCTTCGCCAACCAGACCCTCCTGTACGTCGGCCTGAACCCATAATGTGAGGCCGTCGCATTTAGGAGTACCTTGATGCTGACGAATGCATCAACCCTAACCATTGGCATAATGAAGGCCGATATCACATGATAATCCAAACTCCTGTGATCGCTGGAGATGGAGCTGGCCAGACAAGTATGCGGTCTATTGTACCGTTTGACCTCCCAAATGCCCTTCTCAGCCtaatcaaccatgtgcacccattcccAAACTCAGAACACTTGCCCACATACCGGCGATAATCAGACTCCACTACCTTGTACTGTACCCCTCGGCGGATGCTGTAAGTCTTCACACTTAAAAGGGCCTCATCTTTATCCTGAAATTGCTGACCAACCTGGAACTCTGTCATACCAGCAGATCCTTCTGCATCTTTAGCGCCAAATCCAGCATGCTTCCCAGGTACCCCGTCAGGCCTCATGGCATCCAggtccaaagatgaaaaatataGAGGGTACTGCTGTGTGCCAGAACTAGAACCACCTCCCACCCCTGCAGGCTGACTCGCTCCAATATCATCGCCACTGTCATCAGCAATCATATCCGGCTCGACATCATCGTCTTCTCTATCATCAAACAATCCATCTCCAACCTCAACCGGTGCAGCACACTGTACAGAGGTCGGTATAAATTCTCCTGTTCCAACTTCGTCGCCAACACTACCGTTGAGATCAACAGCGAACGAAGAGGAGGCGACAGGCTGGACGGGTGGCTCGTACGCAGGGATGGAGGAAGAAGCAACGGCAGGTCTGGAGTTAGAACTGGCAACCGTGGCTAAAGTGTTATTCCGGTTCGAACCCCCGAGCTGGATACCACATCAACCAACTTTGCCAACAGCTCTGGTGTCCTCACTTCGGAAAACAGCCGGCGACAATGAAACATGACCTGCAAGTCCTCATCACTCCTGATCGTGAAACAATCATACTTCACGGTATCCTGGAGCACCGTGATTGGAATGCGATAGAAAAACTTCTTAACCCTTTTCACACCTTCCAGACCAAGTTTCATCAGTACAGAGCTAACAAGGTCATCAAAGCTCGTCGTAGAACTCACGATAATATAGAGAGGATCCTTATCGGTGAACTTCACACCGGAACGAGTTTTTTTCTTAATCGATCCTCTGTGGTGAACCAATACTAGAAAGCTGTCCTCACTAGCCATCTGACCCCTCTCTAATGAGGGCAACTCACGTTCATCTCATATATATAGAGCTCTGGtacacactaattcgaatcatCCTCATTCGCACTATATATACGTAATTCGAATAAGGTCATTTCGAATTATGCCTTTCTTCACATTTCCTACTAATTCGAATCACTAAAGTTCGAATTATGGTTACTACACTAttcctagtaattcgaattgacTACATTCGAATTAAGCTTTCATAATTAGACCCAAGTAGCTTCGAATTACATGCAATCTTCCTTGTGCATAATTCGATCCATATTGATACGAATTACGTACAATTGTAATTCGAATTTTGTTGCTTCGAATTACATTAAAATGCCCATTGATTGATTGCTGAAACAATTTTCATTTTGGCTGATTTGCGTAATATCTTCCTCAGCCTAGCTTAAATACGttttttactctattttttattttttatagtaatttttaGTCGGACAAATTATTGTACAAGATAGAATTTAAACATTTAATACTTGTTTAAATAGGCTAGAAGCTAATTACTATATCAACCCAATTttgattagaatttatttttgttcGGTACCAAGTAGTGAAGTACCACTACCACTGggttttcttttatatttttggtgGTTTCTCAATGCCCAACAAGCAGGAAAAACGGTTTTTTTCCAAAAACGTTACCTCCAGAAAACTCAGAATCGgttttatttatacttttagtattttgtatttttgaaattttatgaaataaaataataaaaaaggaagCGAACACATCTATAGTTCGTAATACCTTTTTGTCTTTTTGATATATTCAGGCTTAACAGGTCATGACAAAAAAGGCTTAACGGGTCTTACTCAAAGAAATGAAACGGAGGCTCAACCCGAAATTAACTGGTGCACCCGTAACCCGGGATTTGCCCCATCTTCGCCCATTTCTGTAAGACTGAAACCCTGGATGACGGGGTTCTCTCTGCCTCTGGTCCTCTCTTCGCTCTCGCCGAGTTGCCGGAGTTCTTCGTCGTCGCTTTTCTCGAGTGTCGCCTTCGTCGAgactcttctctctttctctctgtcTCCCCGGCGTCATCGCCGGCACGCCGCTGTCTTGGTGCTTCCGTTGCGTCAGTTCAGGTAGGCATCCTCAATTCGCCGCTGTGCTATTCTGTTATGAGTCCAGAATGATTGAATCCCTGATTCTGCTCTCCGATTTCTTCTCATATACATGTGatatattgaattattgaattgatttttgttgttagtgaagaaggaaaggaagaaaCGCAGTGATGGCCATGGAAGTTGACCCTAATCTTGAGTCAACATCCTTCTCCTTCTGGAAACCCCTTCGTCGTAGGTTCAACCCTGACTCTCCTTTCTTCGCTTCTGGCAACCTCCAACGTGAACTGCTAGCCAAACAggttctctctctcatctcccttatttttcattttcggaaatttgaacttttaattttaaaaacgcACAATGTATTTGCCAGATAATCTCAATATAATTTTCTCTAAACAATAACATAACAATGTACTAGGAAGAGGGACAACTATAAAAATACATATCTCTAGTTTCTATTAATTCTCTCaattggagaggaagtgaaGAGACTTAATCTAAACCCATGTCAATTTATGAACTTTACTTATCAAACCATGAATCTTCAAATCCTTTATATATGGATTGGCGATCAAGTCAAATGGTGGTGCATCACTTGATTCGGTTTTCTTGACTTTCAAACACGAGCTGTTATTTGATAGGGTTAATCCAACTTCTTTGACGTGTCACATGCTTGCCGGTTAATCATGTGTATGTAGTAACATTGGAACTTCTATAATCTTCCAGCACCTTGCTCTCATCAATGGTGGTGACTTTCAAGTGGGAATTGAACTTGCTCTTCACTTGGACAATTAGATATGAGTTGTAATTGTAGTAGCTACATGTAAGGCAGTGATGATCTTGCATCAAGCCTTCTTTAATTGCTAACAGAATTTCATTGCCCAATGTTATCTGCTTCCATTTCATCAGCATTTTTGTGTTCGCCATTGACAATGATCATATAAGATTATGAGGGATATGAAAGAAGAAATAgttattattctaaaataacaattttggaatttatttaaCAGTGCTCTAGGTTTTTTGTCCATGATTTATGATTGTGAACTTGAGTTCCAAGTTTTGAACTGTAATTCTTAtttccttttcttcctttctttctttctttcgttTTTTGTCTTTAATTCAAAAGGTTGCGTTGGAATTAACGGAAGAGAATGAACAACTTGAGGATTGCATCCAAGATGGAAGGTATTGATCCTTTAAGTGCTTATACTTGTTTTTCCTTCCCTATGTTTCACAATATGTGGCATCATGTACCAATTTTAATTAAAGCATCCATTtgctaaacaataaaaataaaaggtagtgaaaaaaaaaggaaaaaaaagaaagaagaacaaTGTGCATGACATATGTGATTAGAAGCAGCTGAAACTAGTCATTTTTTTTAGCAGCAAGTGAAGtattttgtgttctttgtgGCTCTTTACTTACTTCTCAGTGTTAAATATTGTTCCTTGCCTTTTAATTCTAACTTTTTCTCCTCCcgtttttatttgtattaaactCAATACCTTACTTTTATTAAAGAACATGCATTTTTCAATAAGGTCGCAGTTAAATGTCTAGAAATAAATGTTTGCCCGCATGCCCGATGTTGAAGCTGTCATTTTTCTGTTCAGTTTGCTCCAGAGTCTACCCAACTTCTCGTCTGCTCagcatacacttatctgaagttcATGATTCTTTCTTCCAGGCGAAACTTGCACGCGGCTATGATGTGGTATAGGCATCTGTCACTCGTTATGGTAGCATGAAATGATTCCTTGCAGTTTGCAACTATCTGACACTATGATTCTCTGTTTATCAACTGACTACTTATTACAATTATGTTCTCTTCATCatcatgagatattcattttgttTATGTTTCTTTTAACAATGACATGTAACTTCTTTAAGAATGCATCGCATTGCACCTCGTTCttacataaatttataaactcAAATGTCAACAAGGAAGCCTCATGTACTATTTGGTTGTATACAATAGATCATGATTAAATCTTCTTTGGGCTTTGCACGTGAACTTTCTGGCTTGTTTAtgtctcttatttcttttctagAGCTCATAGTTAGCTTGTTATGatgatctattttattttcttttataggaTCATCTCATTACTATCTAATACTCTTTTCCCCCCTTAACAGTATGAATGCTTAGTGGAAGGCTGTGGTTTGAAATTCAAAACCTACAGTAGCAGGCAGCAGCATCTGGTTGACAAGCACAAATTCCCAACCTCATTCGAATTTTTCAAGAAGTCTCGACCATCAAAGAAACAGAGGTTAAAGTCTCAGCGCAAGCAATCTGTTCAGAAGGAGGATGCATCAGAAACAATGGAAGTCGAAAATGCAGCCATAGATGACCTCACTTCAGCAGTCTCTAGAATGAGCACTTCTGACTCCACTCCTTCCTCTATCAGCTTTGGTCGCCGCAACAAAGGGTTGACCTTTGCTCCTCGAGTTGTTCAGCAAAAAACCCAGCAAAGAGATAATTAGCttttttttaaaccaatttGAATTAACAATTGctaaatgttcaatctttaattcTTGATATGTTGCCCCTTTATAAAATCCGTGGTTTTCTTCGGCTAAAAGGTTGAAAAAGCTGATTAAGTTGAAGTTCACGTTGGGCACCCATGAGATAATGACATTTCTACATCAAATCTGGGTACATATGGACAACTTACATTTCATTATCTTTTGGAGTTTGATGTAGTTTCCCTTCTAACTCAAATTTGCACTTTTAGATTGCGTTTTATGTTCATAAACACATTTTGCCTAATTTGTGCCATGCGCTTATGCAACTAACTATATGTTTCATAAGATGATGATGTCTTAggttttcaattaaaccaataTTTAATTGAGAAGAATTTTACAACACCTTTACACCTTTTGATGACCATTATATTTCCCAAATATAGTGATTGCCActataaaacaactaaaactattTTTACATAGAAACGTGACTTACTTTTTTGGGTTTTCCCCAAAATTTCTTCCATAAACAGTGAGTTAATATGGACTGATtagcaaaatataaaatttatgagAAATTGTTGGTGTTCCTAAATCCTACTTCCTAGAGCACTATGTGGATTCAAAgagaataatataaatatattttaaataagaaTTTTAGTGATGAATCCTATCTTAAAAACATTATTAGTTGTATATCTACCGAGACGTTGCATGAACCAAGCGTTTCTGATTATTGAGGTGAATGAAACACATCTCAGCCACATTGACATTTTGGATACATGATCCAATGTTGTAcattaaaattttgaagttgGAACAATGATCTCTCTCTTACTGGGAGCAGGTAAAACGTTTCTAAAAGACATGTGCCTATAAGCAAAGGCAACATTCGATGATTttgtagtttttttaattttgaaagaagATGCAGCAATATCTAACATTGattcacattttatttttaacacaGAGGTGGATGACAAATGTCTCTGTAGATTAAGCTAATTATAGAAAACAATGGGTCAAGCCAATCAACCAAGGAGTGCCACGTCAAACTTGAATAAGTACAACATCGTACTTCATCATCTCCATGAACCTTTCTCCACGACACATCCATTCAAGATCAATCACACCAGACTTGAGTCCCACGACATAGTGGAGAGAAATGTATTATTTGTACTCATTAATTAATTAGGTTTCTCCCTTGCAAAAAAAACAATAGCACAACAATCATGCAACCtttgtttttcaatttataCCAACCTTACAACAGAAGGGACGCCAGGAAGAGACACCCAAATTCCGGCAACCCGCACGTCCTTCCCATCCTTGCCTGCGCCTTCGTCGCCGTCGCCATCATCCTCCTGTTCTTCTTCCATCGGACCCTTCTCAAATCCAAAAACACCACTACTTGTCCTGAAAACCGAGAGCCCACCTTCGTGCCACTCACGAAAAACGAGGTAATAATCGCCGAGGAGTTCAGCTCCACGGCGAGCCTCCTCGTTAGCATCCTCCACTTCGCGACGGCGCGTACGATTCCTCCACAATCCCCTAACGAGATCCAAAAGCTGGTCGACGTCATACAATATCTCACTCCATGCAACTTCCTCATCTTTGGCGTTGGTCATGACTCGCTGATGTGGGACGCTTTAAATCCACGTGGCAACACGCTATTCATCGAGGAGAATCCAAGGTGGACTCTTTCGGCGATGAAGCGGTTTCCAATCCTAAACATCCACACGGTGCGTTACTCCACGCGCATCTCCGAAGCAGACACGCTCTTGTCCACGTACAAGGCGCAATGCATGGGGAATCAGCTAACGCTCAAGGGCAACCAGCATTGTCCGCTTGCCCTGAGCCGGTTGCCGGAAGAGGCGTACGATCGTGATTGGGATATGATCATGATCGACGCGCCTAGAGGGACAGAGGATCCGTCGCCGGGGAAGATGGCGGTGATATATTCGGTGGCGGTGATGGCGCGTGAGAGGAAGAGGCCGGGCGTGACGCACGTGTTCCTCCATGACGTGGATGGGAGGGTTGAGCAGCAATACGCGCAGGAGTTTCTGTGCATGAAATACAGAGTTAGCGTTGTTAATAAGCTTTGGCACTTTGTTATCCCACCTTCTTTTAGTTCTGATGATACTACTGCTGGATTCTGCTAATATTGCATAGCACAACTTTCAATTTGCTTCTTTTTGAAGGAATTTTCAGAATattgtattatatattattttcatttaatcCTGCCTCATAGCTGACACAACAAAAGGTCAAGAGCTCACAGTATTGAAACATTCAGCATTTGCTTGTTGGTTGGTTGTGAGTTTATTTGTCCGTTGCGGTGCGCTTAGATATTTGATTTTGGTAGACCTGGATTACTTTAAGTACAATTAAGCAATATTTTGAGAATTAAATATCAGTTTTTATACGAGAAAAGAAGAGTATAAAAAGTAGTtgattaaattctttttttttttgttttttaaaatatttagttaaaataaaaagacattttaatataaaacaCTAAATATAGCGAATTATTGATAAGTCATTTAAGAATTATAAAGAGTGAAATTTAgttattgataataatataaaaaatgacaaagaaataagttttaatttttttattgttctttattttcttagttttatcacAGGGTTATGTTGagcttcttttatttaaaaaaactcaCATTATAGGTAAAGATCATTATTACATGTCAAATTGACGGTAATATATATTATGGGGACTTAGAGTTCGCCATGCAAGGGAGTTAAACCAGCGGCTTACATGATGAAAATTAGATGGggtttaattgaaaagaatAATAGTCTTTGGGACAAGGTGCTTAGGTTCAAATACAAGTGCGAAAACGATATTTTTCCTATTGTTCGAAGAAGGAGCAATGGTTCGAATTTATGGAAGGGAGTTTGCTTGTCTTGGGATAAAGTGAAAAGCAACATGATTTGGAGGATTTGAAATggttcaaaaattgatttttttttggaaacaCCAATAGGTTCCGGGGCAACTCAAACATCATGCTATTCAGGTAGGTTATGATTTTAATTCCAATTTATCTTTTAACGACTTTCTCTCCGTTTCAGGTACGTGGGATGAAAGGAAGCTAAGTGATTAGTTGCCGGAAGACACTGTGAAGAGGATTATTGTTTATGCTATgtatttgtaaaattttttagaattctcataattttatttcataaaaataaatatgtagaTATTATGATAGAAAAGTCTAGAAATTAAGTAAATAAATCaagtactaaaaatatttaaattaatatctaaaaatatttaagacctaaaaatatctaaaatttataataaactaacttgtaacaaatatattaaattttattagtctttGTACTCTCTTTTTAATCCATCAATAATATaactatcaaaatttttaaactatttatCCAACTCCTTCATTAAAACTATCCTTAATATTCTTATTACACAATTCAAGCCCATTATATACTAAACTAACTTCAAACTATTTCATAAAACTAACAGTGGTATCAGAGCTACGTTCAATCATCTATTGGGTGTAGAATCTTTCTTCTTAACCTATCAACTATACAAATCCACCACATTATAACTcacttaaataaatttttccataaccataaCTATCTcaactataaatatttttatgtccATATTGTCAGAAGACAATTATGACAACTGACATCCTCAAATGAAAATCTTTCTACGAGTTCAAAATTTGTGCGATGATGTCCATGAAGGGTTCATCATGTCAGAGAATTAAACAACACTTTTCACTGCATAAAAGAAGAAATTGATAGAAGAGCAACAAAGAAATTATATTGCTCTATGCTTCTTCCACCAAGCTATAACaaagacaatttttttaaagataagagGAATATTATCAACTAAAGAAGTGTGGAAAAATTTGGAACAAGAGTTTAGAGACGATACAAAGATACACACAATCCTCCTCCAATTTCTAAGGAAGCAAtaacaaatatgaaaataaaagatttaaaaaaaataaaaagttactaTACAAGATTAATAAGTTTagtaaatgaaatgaaaatttaCGAGGAGAACTACTTGCCCGATAAAaagatagtaaaaaaaatacttattagTTTACCTTCCAAATTTGATCCTAAAGTGTCTACAATTGAAGAAACTAAGAATTTATCAATGTTAACACTAATAGAGTTAATAAGTTCATTACATGCTTTTGAACAAAGATTGACAAGTTCATATGATGAAGATTTAGTAAAAAATACATTTGGATCTAATCTCAATATAAAATCTCATAATCTAATAAAAGAGGAGGAAAAAGACGAGAAAATTCTAGAAGTTCAGACActtcttgaaaaataaaaaaataaaactgaatatagaaaaaatatttttcatgtgGCATATGCAAGAAGACTAACCACTTAGAAAAAGATTGTTGGCATCGTAAAAAATCACAAATGCTGCAATTGTAAAAGGTTTGGACATATGAAAAAAGAATGTAGGATGAACATCAATCATCCCGCAAACTTTTCTGAAAAAAAGCAGAGAGAAGAGTGCCTCTTCTATGCATTATCACAAGAAGAGTGCAAGAAAAAAGATGACATATAATATCTCAATAGTGGCTACAGTAATCACATGATAGGTGATCAAAGACTATTTAGTGACATCAATAAATCTGTTCGATCTGGCATCAGACTTGGAGACAGAACGATCGTACAGGTGAACGGTAAAGATACAATCACCATCACCACCAAGATAGTAATTAAGAATATCCATGATGTTTTGTTAGTTCCTAAATTAGTTCAAAATCTACTTAGTATTGgccaaataatagaaaaagactACGTATTATACTTTGAAGAAGACTCATGCagcaaaactaaaaaaaaaaattagaaggcTTCTAGCAATAGTCAATATGAAGAATAGAAGCTTTCTACTAAAATGGAGTTATATCATAAAAACTACATTAAAAGCACAAGAAGATAATGCATGGCTGTGGTATCAAAGATTTGGCTATTTTCACTTTCATGGATTAAAACTACTACATCAAAAATAACTAATGAGAGATCTACCAAGTATCATAGAGATTAATAAATCTTACGAAAGATGCTTACTTCGCAAGCAACATTGTCAACTATTTTTTTTGGAAGAGTTTGGCGAGTCAAGGAGATGCCTGAATTAGTTCACACTAATGTTTGTGGTCTAATAAAGACTCCATCACTCAATAACAAGTACTTTATTCTCTTCATCGATGATTATACTAGAATAATGTGGATATATTTCCTACATAAAAGATCAGAAATTTTTGGCATCCTCAAGAAATTCAAGCAACATGTAAAGAAATAAAGTAGTTGTTGCATCAAGGTACTTTGTAGCAACAGAGGAACTGAATACATttccaaaaaatttaataaattttgcaAAGAATAGGGTGTCGAGCATCAACTCATAGTGGGATATGCTCCTAAGTAAAATGGAGtatttgagaagaaaaatagaaCTGTGATAGAGATGGCATGCTCAATCCTCAAGGAGAAAAATCTACCAAACAACTTCTGGGCAGAAGCTGTTTACACAACAATATACATACTAAATCGTTGTTCTACTAAGGCAGTAGAAAATAAAACTCCAATTGAAGTACAGAGTGGATGAAAGCCTTTCGCAAAGCATCTAAGAGTCTTTAGATGTATATGTTATGCTCACATTACCACACAAAAAAGAAGTAAGCTCGATGAGAAGACAGAAAAATGAATCTTTCTTGGGTATAGTACACAATCAAAAGGATATCATGTGTATAATTTGCAAATGAAGAAACTCATAATCGGTTGAGATGTGGAGTTCGAAAAAAATACTTcattaaattgagaaaatgaacactaaaaaaaatattgataaaaatggCACTAATTTTATGGCGGGTCAAAAAAACTGCCATTATGTTTGTTAATTACGGCAGCACCAACTCATgccttttttcccttttttaacTCGAGCCATGTTGCATATGAGAATGTGATTAGTATTGTTGCATATGAGAAAATGACGATGAGTGTCAATGACGAACCCTAATTTCTTGCCATTGTTCATCTTCTTGATTTGTCATTCAACTCATCGCTATCGCTCATCCCTTTGTTGCAGATCATCTCCTCGCTGCTGCAAGCAACGCCGTTGTTGCTGCCTTCAGTGAGCTTCTACGATTTGGCTTTGATCTGAAGATTTGTCAGCGTTCGTCTCA
This portion of the Arachis duranensis cultivar V14167 chromosome 6, aradu.V14167.gnm2.J7QH, whole genome shotgun sequence genome encodes:
- the LOC107494732 gene encoding probable methyltransferase At1g27930 yields the protein MWDALNPRGNTLFIEENPRWTLSAMKRFPILNIHTVRYSTRISEADTLLSTYKAQCMGNQLTLKGNQHCPLALSRLPEEAYDRDWDMIMIDAPRGTEDPSPGKMAVIYSVAVMARERKRPGVTHVFLHDVDGRVEQQYAQEFLCMKYRVSVVNKLWHFVIPPSFSSDDTTAGFC
- the LOC107494784 gene encoding uncharacterized protein LOC107494784, translating into MTGFSLPLVLSSLSPSCRSSSSSLFSSVAFVETLLSFSLSPRRHRRHAAVLVLPLRQFRRKGRNAVMAMEVDPNLESTSFSFWKPLRRRFNPDSPFFASGNLQRELLAKQVALELTEENEQLEDCIQDGSEVFCVLCGSLLTSQNKCLPACPMLKLSFFCSVCSRVYPTSRLLSIHLSEVHDSFFQAKLARGYDVYECLVEGCGLKFKTYSSRQQHLVDKHKFPTSFEFFKKSRPSKKQRLKSQRKQSVQKEDASETMEVENAAIDDLTSAVSRMSTSDSTPSSISFGRRNKGLTFAPRVVQQKTQQRDN
- the LOC107494731 gene encoding uncharacterized protein LOC107494731 produces the protein MASEDSFLVLVHHRGSIKKKTRSGVKFTDKDPLYIIVSSTTSFDDLVSSVLMKLGLEGVKRVKKFFYRIPITVLQDTVKYDCFTIRSDEDLQLGGSNRNNTLATVASSNSRPAVASSSIPAYEPPVQPVASSSFAVDLNGSVGDEVGTGEFIPTSVQCAAPVEVGDGLFDDREDDDVEPDMIADDSGDDIGASQPAGVGGGSSSGTQQYPLYFSSLDLDAMRPDGVPGKHAGFGAKDAEGSAGMTEFQVGQQFQDKDEALLSVKTYSIRRGVQYKVVESDYRRVDAFVSIKVLLNATASHYGFRPTYRRVWLAKQKAVAVIYGDWKSRTMSSQCGC